The Streptomyces sp. NBC_01689 genome includes a window with the following:
- a CDS encoding STAS domain-containing protein gives MLFTITGDGVTAVITPQGEIDFVTSPSLHAFLQQLPPSVTEVTWDLRQTRFMDVAGLHLLVHLRQGCQEAGRILTVTGVDEPLRRLLQLAHDLFPAGHWDDFLPGGLLTATG, from the coding sequence ATGCTCTTCACCATCACCGGCGACGGCGTCACGGCGGTCATCACTCCCCAGGGAGAGATCGACTTCGTCACCTCACCCAGCCTGCACGCCTTTCTCCAGCAGCTCCCGCCGTCGGTCACCGAGGTGACGTGGGACCTGCGGCAGACACGGTTCATGGATGTCGCGGGCCTGCACCTCCTGGTGCATCTGCGCCAGGGCTGCCAGGAAGCGGGGCGGATACTGACCGTCACCGGGGTGGATGAGCCGCTGCGACGTCTGCTGCAGCTGGCACACGACCTGTTCCCCGCGGGTCACTGGGACGACTTCCTCCCCGGCGGCCTGCTCACCGCGACCGGCTGA
- a CDS encoding transposase — MDPTAADSQSLRAAANIPRAASSWDGGKEIGGRKRHVVVDCLGLVLAVTVTAASVQDRDAAACLLERLRTIYFSIGLVWADGGYAGRLVDWAAEALQLTLEVVRRRDDTAGFMVLPRRWLAERTLSWLMRSRRLVCDYETLPVMHEAMVLWPMTMLMSGRLADRRPTGFRRPAPGR; from the coding sequence GTGGACCCGACGGCCGCGGACTCGCAGTCACTGCGGGCGGCGGCGAACATCCCGCGGGCGGCGTCGAGCTGGGACGGCGGGAAGGAAATCGGCGGCCGCAAGCGGCATGTGGTGGTCGACTGCCTCGGCCTGGTCCTGGCCGTCACCGTGACCGCGGCGAGCGTCCAGGACCGCGATGCCGCCGCCTGCCTGCTCGAGCGGCTGCGCACGATCTACTTCTCGATCGGTCTGGTGTGGGCGGACGGCGGGTATGCCGGGAGGCTGGTCGACTGGGCGGCCGAGGCCCTCCAGCTCACCCTGGAGGTCGTCAGGCGCCGCGACGACACTGCGGGATTCATGGTGCTGCCCCGCAGGTGGCTGGCGGAGAGGACGCTCAGCTGGCTGATGCGTTCGCGCCGCCTGGTCTGCGACTACGAGACCCTGCCCGTCATGCACGAGGCCATGGTCCTGTGGCCGATGACCATGCTCATGAGCGGCCGCCTCGCCGACCGGCGCCCGACCGGGTTCAGGCGGCCTGCTCCAGGGCGGTGA
- a CDS encoding universal stress protein, producing the protein MTTRHVTVGVDGSLVAVRALDRASEEAVLRGAVLDIVYAVPDLDEAGPILASAVSRVRDRHPGLPVTACAVEGGPVRALVRHGRDSELTVVGTRGLGSVAGLLFGSVGLRLAAHTYGPLLIIRGDRRPTSRGEVLLGLESNTDADAAVFAFAEVARRGARLRVLDARPRRHLAPELASLAPGRQVANDGARHVRLAVAGPGQRSEGATRAFRNGPATELLEATREAAVVVVSARRGPQRLGRQLSTVTHAVLNHSHCPVVVVPTRAGRPRGGEKSRTP; encoded by the coding sequence ATGACCACCCGTCATGTGACAGTAGGCGTGGACGGTTCGCTCGTCGCCGTACGGGCGCTGGACCGGGCTTCCGAGGAGGCCGTGCTGCGCGGCGCCGTGCTGGACATCGTGTACGCCGTGCCCGACCTCGACGAGGCCGGTCCGATACTGGCTTCCGCCGTCTCACGGGTGCGTGATCGCCACCCCGGTCTGCCGGTCACGGCCTGTGCCGTCGAGGGCGGACCGGTCCGGGCACTGGTGCGTCACGGCCGGGACTCCGAGCTCACCGTGGTCGGCACCCGCGGGCTGGGCAGCGTAGCCGGTCTGCTGTTCGGCTCGGTGGGTCTGCGGCTGGCCGCGCACACGTACGGCCCGCTGCTCATCATACGAGGAGACCGCCGGCCCACGAGTCGTGGCGAGGTGTTGCTCGGCCTGGAGAGCAACACCGATGCGGACGCCGCCGTGTTCGCCTTCGCGGAGGTTGCGCGGCGCGGAGCCCGGCTGCGCGTACTGGACGCCCGGCCACGTCGACACCTGGCGCCCGAACTCGCCTCCCTGGCGCCCGGGCGTCAGGTGGCGAACGACGGCGCCAGGCATGTTCGTCTTGCGGTGGCCGGGCCAGGGCAGCGCTCTGAGGGAGCGACCCGCGCCTTCCGAAACGGTCCGGCGACCGAGCTGCTGGAGGCTACCCGCGAGGCCGCTGTCGTGGTCGTCAGTGCCCGTCGCGGACCCCAACGGCTCGGTCGGCAACTGAGCACAGTCACCCACGCCGTGCTGAACCACTCCCATTGCCCGGTCGTGGTCGTCCCCACTCGGGCGGGCCGGCCGCGAGGGGGCGAGAAGTCACGGACGCCCTGA
- a CDS encoding universal stress protein — protein sequence MSRIITAGLDGSRESLAAADWAARESLLRDLPCRLVHAWELQSYNYPTAYAPSVGPALQRNWAERVPREAEEDLRRRYPDLRISADQVDGQPVPVLLAAAADAELLVLGSRGLSSIGGFMVGSVALSVVARAANPVVLVRAEEPNGSDPRPTEPPFGEVVLGLDLRRPAHALFEFAFDAAARRASALTVVHGWTLPAYYGLDAGFGYTSGAVTPGLGGELAVQEAIGLTDALRPWREKFPGVEVTEKSVSGGAAHHLVEAASGAGLVVIGRRSRDSAIGTHLGPVAHAVMHHAAAPVVVVPHD from the coding sequence ATGTCTCGTATCATCACCGCAGGCCTGGACGGCTCGCGGGAAAGCCTCGCTGCCGCGGACTGGGCGGCCCGTGAGTCCCTGCTCCGTGATCTGCCCTGCCGCCTCGTACATGCATGGGAACTGCAGTCGTACAACTACCCGACCGCCTACGCGCCGTCGGTGGGGCCGGCCCTGCAGCGCAACTGGGCGGAGCGCGTGCCGCGCGAGGCCGAGGAGGATCTGCGTCGCCGCTACCCCGACCTGCGGATCAGCGCCGACCAGGTCGACGGGCAGCCCGTCCCGGTTCTGCTGGCGGCCGCCGCCGACGCCGAACTACTGGTCCTCGGGTCGCGGGGGCTGAGCAGCATCGGTGGATTCATGGTCGGCTCGGTGGCCCTCTCGGTGGTGGCCCGCGCCGCCAACCCGGTGGTCCTGGTCCGCGCCGAGGAGCCGAACGGCTCCGACCCTCGCCCGACGGAGCCCCCGTTCGGCGAGGTCGTCCTCGGCCTGGACCTGCGGCGGCCCGCCCACGCGCTGTTCGAGTTCGCCTTCGACGCCGCCGCCCGACGCGCGTCGGCGCTGACGGTCGTGCACGGCTGGACCCTGCCGGCCTATTACGGCCTGGACGCCGGTTTCGGTTACACCTCCGGCGCCGTCACTCCGGGGCTGGGCGGTGAACTGGCCGTGCAGGAGGCGATCGGGCTGACCGACGCGCTGCGCCCGTGGCGGGAGAAGTTCCCCGGAGTCGAGGTGACGGAGAAGTCCGTAAGCGGCGGGGCCGCCCACCACCTGGTGGAGGCCGCTTCCGGCGCAGGTCTCGTGGTCATCGGCCGCCGTAGCCGGGATTCGGCGATCGGTACGCACCTCGGCCCGGTCGCGCATGCGGTGATGCACCATGCCGCGGCCCCGGTCGTGGTCGTCCCGCACGACTGA